A window from Bordetella petrii encodes these proteins:
- a CDS encoding zinc-binding alcohol dehydrogenase family protein — protein sequence MKAVALTRYLPVSDPDAFLDVDLPKPAPQGRDILVAVKAVAVNPVDVKVRAPKDKVEAAPRVIGYDASGVVEAVGPQATLFKTGDEVYYAGDITRAGTNQEFHLVDERIVGRKPRTLSHTEAAALPLTTITAYEAFFDRLRIDRDGADPGRSILIVGGAGGVGSIGIQLAKRAGLTVIATASRPETIAWVKELGADHVVNHRQDLAPQVRAAGFAHVDYVAIFNDMRHWNAAVELVRPQGAIVSIDNTDLPMPMAGMKTKSASFHWEFMFARAMHQTPDMIEQHRLLSFVADEIDAGRIRTTLAEVLAPINAANMREAHRRVETGAARGKIVVEGF from the coding sequence ATGAAAGCCGTTGCCCTGACCCGCTACCTGCCGGTGTCCGACCCCGACGCCTTCCTGGACGTCGACCTGCCCAAGCCGGCGCCGCAGGGCCGCGACATCCTGGTGGCCGTGAAGGCCGTGGCCGTCAACCCGGTGGATGTGAAGGTGCGCGCCCCCAAAGACAAGGTGGAAGCCGCCCCGCGCGTCATCGGCTACGACGCCAGCGGCGTTGTCGAGGCAGTGGGGCCGCAGGCGACGCTGTTCAAGACGGGCGATGAGGTCTATTACGCCGGCGACATCACCCGCGCCGGCACCAACCAGGAATTCCACCTGGTCGACGAACGCATCGTCGGCCGCAAACCCCGCACGCTGTCGCACACGGAGGCCGCCGCGCTGCCGCTCACCACCATTACCGCCTACGAAGCCTTCTTCGACCGGCTGCGCATCGACCGCGACGGCGCCGACCCGGGCCGATCCATCCTGATCGTGGGCGGCGCGGGCGGCGTCGGGTCCATCGGCATCCAGCTCGCCAAGCGCGCCGGACTGACAGTCATCGCCACCGCATCCCGTCCCGAAACCATCGCATGGGTCAAGGAACTGGGGGCCGACCACGTCGTGAACCACCGCCAGGACCTGGCGCCGCAAGTGCGCGCGGCGGGTTTCGCGCACGTGGATTATGTGGCCATTTTCAACGACATGCGCCACTGGAACGCCGCGGTGGAACTGGTGCGCCCCCAAGGGGCCATCGTATCGATCGACAACACCGACCTGCCCATGCCCATGGCCGGCATGAAGACCAAGTCGGCCAGCTTCCACTGGGAATTCATGTTCGCCCGCGCCATGCACCAGACTCCCGACATGATCGAGCAGCACCGCCTGCTGTCGTTCGTGGCCGATGAAATCGACGCGGGCCGCATCCGCACCACGCTGGCCGAAGTGCTGGCGCCGATCAACGCCGCCAACATGCGCGAGGCGCACCGGCGCGTGGAAACCGGCGCGGCCAGAGGCAAGATCGTGGTGGAAGGGTTCTAG
- a CDS encoding LysR family transcriptional regulator yields the protein MVLENLALFLRIAEKGGMAAAGRELGLSPASVSERLAALEKYYGATLLARTTRAISLTEAGRQLAEGARRLLAEADELEARVKLGAQTISGPIRFSAPEDLGRRRIVPVVDAFLDEHAGVSIDLNLTDGNVDLVAQGLDFAIRHGTLADSSLRARPLGSNRRVVCASPAYLARHGAPRHPDELADHDCIVMRFGQDLDREWLFQVDGRPHKVLVRGRRVANDGGLVRQWACQGRGIALKSIRDIDADLASGALAEVLRDYSIGATALQIVYPPSTVQPRRVRMLMDRIAAALA from the coding sequence ATGGTCCTGGAAAACCTGGCGCTGTTCCTGCGCATTGCCGAAAAGGGCGGCATGGCGGCGGCCGGCCGCGAACTGGGCCTGTCGCCCGCTTCGGTTTCCGAGCGCCTGGCCGCCCTGGAAAAATACTACGGCGCCACCTTGCTGGCACGCACCACGCGCGCCATCAGCCTGACCGAGGCCGGGCGGCAACTGGCCGAGGGCGCGCGCCGCCTGCTGGCCGAGGCCGACGAACTGGAAGCCCGCGTCAAACTGGGCGCGCAGACGATTTCCGGCCCAATCCGCTTCAGCGCGCCCGAAGACCTGGGCCGGCGCCGCATTGTGCCCGTCGTCGATGCTTTCCTGGACGAACATGCGGGGGTCAGCATCGATTTGAACCTGACCGACGGCAATGTCGACTTGGTGGCACAGGGGTTGGACTTCGCTATACGCCACGGCACGCTGGCCGACAGTTCGCTGCGAGCCCGGCCACTGGGCAGCAACCGGCGCGTGGTGTGCGCCTCGCCCGCCTATCTGGCCAGGCATGGCGCGCCGCGGCATCCCGACGAGCTGGCGGACCACGATTGCATCGTCATGCGCTTTGGCCAGGACCTGGACCGCGAATGGCTGTTTCAGGTGGATGGCCGGCCGCACAAGGTGCTGGTGCGCGGCCGGCGCGTGGCCAACGATGGCGGTCTGGTGCGGCAATGGGCCTGCCAGGGGCGCGGCATTGCGCTGAAATCGATCCGCGACATCGACGCCGACCTGGCCTCGGGCGCGCTGGCCGAGGTGCTGCGCGACTATTCCATCGGCGCCACGGCGCTGCAGATCGTCTATCCACCCAGCACGGTACAGCCGCGGCGCGTGCGCATGCTGATGGACCGCATCGCGGCGGCACTGGCTTAG
- a CDS encoding CaiB/BaiF CoA transferase family protein, which translates to MTRSTDPAATLPLAGWRILDLSSAVVGPYATQVLADYGADVTKLEQPSGDIIRWISGRSPTPGMSGKFMHMNRNKRSIALDLKTAAAREAALELARRCDVFVHNMRSAAIRKLGLGFDDLRAVNPHIVYCNIVGFGSAGPYADRPAYDSILQGGTGLASLFAATEGAPRYVPYVVVDRSAALMVANAILVALLAQGRRRQARQIEVPMFESYAALLLSEHMYGATFEPPIGGSGDRRLLDPNARPVKTLDGYICITTNTDAQVMALFDALGRPELKADSRFNTAVSRIDHIAEFFQIRADEIARRDTAHWQAVLARHDIPAMPCHTIDSLLDDPHVGAVGLVQQVRHPTQGTVRHINVPVSMTGYAPALRHHAPRIGEQTRGILRELGYDDARIQAMLERGEACAPQNE; encoded by the coding sequence ATGACCCGCTCCACTGACCCCGCCGCTACCCTGCCCCTGGCCGGCTGGCGCATCCTGGACCTGAGCTCGGCCGTGGTCGGCCCGTACGCGACCCAGGTGCTGGCCGACTATGGCGCCGACGTCACCAAGCTGGAACAGCCGTCCGGCGACATCATCCGCTGGATCTCGGGCCGTTCGCCCACGCCCGGCATGTCGGGCAAGTTCATGCACATGAACCGCAACAAACGCAGCATCGCGCTCGACCTGAAGACGGCCGCGGCCCGCGAAGCCGCGCTGGAACTGGCGCGGCGCTGCGATGTGTTCGTGCACAACATGCGTTCGGCGGCCATCCGCAAACTGGGGCTCGGCTTCGACGACCTGCGCGCCGTGAACCCGCACATCGTCTACTGCAATATCGTCGGCTTCGGCTCGGCCGGCCCCTATGCCGACCGGCCTGCCTACGACTCGATCCTGCAGGGCGGCACCGGCCTGGCCAGCCTGTTCGCCGCCACCGAAGGCGCCCCGCGCTATGTGCCGTATGTCGTGGTGGACCGCAGCGCCGCCCTGATGGTGGCCAACGCCATCCTGGTGGCCCTGCTCGCGCAGGGCCGCCGGCGCCAGGCGCGCCAGATCGAAGTGCCCATGTTCGAAAGCTACGCGGCGCTGCTGCTCAGCGAACATATGTACGGCGCGACCTTCGAGCCGCCCATCGGCGGCAGCGGCGACCGGCGCCTGCTCGACCCCAACGCGCGGCCGGTAAAGACGCTCGACGGCTATATCTGCATCACCACCAATACCGACGCCCAGGTCATGGCCCTGTTCGACGCCCTGGGCCGGCCCGAACTGAAGGCCGACAGCCGCTTCAATACGGCGGTCAGCCGCATCGACCATATCGCCGAGTTCTTCCAGATCCGCGCCGATGAAATCGCCCGGCGCGACACCGCCCACTGGCAGGCCGTGCTGGCCCGCCACGACATCCCCGCCATGCCCTGCCACACCATCGACAGCCTGCTCGACGACCCGCACGTGGGCGCGGTAGGCCTGGTGCAGCAAGTGCGGCACCCGACGCAAGGCACGGTCAGGCACATCAATGTGCCAGTGTCGATGACAGGCTACGCCCCCGCGCTGCGCCATCATGCCCCGCGCATCGGCGAACAGACGCGCGGCATTCTGCGCGAACTCGGCTACGACGACGCCCGCATCCAGGCCATGCTGGAGCGCGGCGAGGCCTGCGCGCCGCAGAATGAATAG
- a CDS encoding Bug family tripartite tricarboxylate transporter substrate binding protein, giving the protein MKLLRRALVALCIQAAVLPYAHAQAYPDRPVRLMVGFSPGGGSDLVARILARALGKQLGQTVVVENRPGAGGMIATRAVAAEPADGYTLLLGSAAAFVINPYLRRDVGYDPVNDFTPIGAVSRFDYVLLGRPGLPVATLQDLVSYAKSHPGQLTIGSAGVGSNTHLVALSFLSRSGIELRHVPYKGTAGALNDLLGGTIDLLFDSVPTVMQQVKTRKAASFGTTGARREAMLPQVPTFAEAGMPGFEASNWFAVFGPRQLDPAIVRRLNTAMAQALQDPELLDSFRQSGNIALGGSPADLAALVARETRQYKALIDATGVRLD; this is encoded by the coding sequence ATGAAACTGCTGCGCCGCGCGCTCGTCGCGCTCTGCATTCAAGCCGCCGTGCTGCCATATGCCCACGCCCAGGCCTACCCCGACCGCCCGGTGCGGCTGATGGTGGGCTTCTCGCCCGGCGGCGGCAGCGACCTGGTGGCGCGCATCCTGGCGCGCGCGCTGGGCAAGCAGCTGGGGCAGACGGTGGTGGTCGAGAACCGCCCGGGCGCGGGCGGCATGATCGCCACCCGCGCCGTGGCGGCCGAGCCGGCCGACGGCTATACGCTGCTGCTGGGCAGCGCGGCGGCCTTTGTCATCAACCCGTACCTGCGCCGCGACGTGGGCTACGACCCGGTCAACGATTTCACGCCCATCGGCGCGGTCTCGCGCTTCGATTATGTGCTGCTGGGGCGCCCCGGCCTGCCCGTGGCCACCCTGCAGGACCTTGTCTCCTACGCCAAATCGCACCCCGGCCAGCTGACCATCGGATCGGCCGGCGTCGGCTCGAACACGCACCTGGTGGCCCTGTCGTTCCTGTCGCGCAGCGGCATCGAGCTGCGTCACGTGCCCTATAAGGGTACCGCCGGCGCGCTGAACGACCTGCTGGGCGGCACCATTGATTTGCTGTTCGATTCGGTGCCCACCGTGATGCAGCAGGTCAAGACCCGCAAGGCGGCCAGCTTCGGCACCACCGGCGCGCGCCGCGAAGCCATGCTGCCCCAGGTGCCCACCTTCGCCGAGGCCGGCATGCCGGGTTTCGAGGCCAGCAACTGGTTCGCCGTGTTCGGCCCGCGCCAGCTCGACCCGGCCATCGTGCGCCGGCTGAACACCGCCATGGCGCAGGCCCTGCAAGACCCCGAGCTGCTCGACAGCTTCCGCCAGAGCGGCAACATCGCGCTGGGCGGCTCGCCGGCTGACCTGGCCGCGCTGGTCGCGCGGGAAACCCGGCAGTACAAGGCGCTGATCGATGCCACCGGCGTCCGCCTGGACTGA